Part of the Nitrospirota bacterium genome is shown below.
CCACCCGACAAACACCGCCCAGGTTTCATTGAGGGCCTCCCAGGACTCACGTTCGCTTAAAAACCGTTCCTCTGTTTCACCTCTCCTCTGCACCACCGGCGTGATCAGCACCGCTCCGTAGTGACAATCCTGCTGTACCCTCGCAAACACGAGTATTGGATCTGGCACTGCCCCAGCCGATGCCGCAGCCGCCGTGACTAGATAATCGATATAGGCGTGAAACAGTTCATGGTACAGCGTTTCGATCTCGGCATGGGTGAGCCGTCCGAGCGGACGCAACGTAGCGCCGGCCCCATTAAAGGACAGCGCACGATTGAGCACCATGCGATGCTCGCCGAGATGATATTCGGCGGCATAGGTGCGCAAATCATCGAACTCAAATTGGACGAAGCCAGGCGGGACCTCATGAAGAAACTTGGTCGGAAGACCTAATGTCTGCGCTTCACTGAGCAATTGAGTCCACATCCGACCGGTCAACGGCGGACGCTCTTCCGACAGCCCAACCGCAGGAGCAAAGAGCAATGCTCCCATAAAAAACCCCAACGCGAACACTGTGCGCAACGTCTGCACCATGAGAGTGATCCACGCCGACATTGAGAGGGCTACGACAGGGGGAATCGGTCACTCGTAGCGATCATCGCGAGAATACCAGTCAGGCCGTCCGCCTTCTTCCATCAGAGCCAGCTGATCCAGCAACGCAGGCGACACAGGGCCCAAGAAGCGGGAGGGCTTCGACAGGACCATGCCGCTGCCCCGATCAAACACATTAATGGGATAAGTCAGATATAGATGACGCTTGGCTCTCGTCACGGAAACATAAAACAGCCGCCGCTCTTCTTCGATCTCCTCATCTTCATCGAACGAATAGACCGATGGAAACCGTCCATCCAGGATCCACATGACAAACACACATTGCCACTCCAGCCCCTTGGCGGAATGGATCGTAGACAACACGAGCCGTTCAGTATCGCGATCCGACGCCTCAGCGCCGGCAGCGTTTCCGTCCGGCGGCTCCAACGTTAGGTCAGAAAGGAACGTTTCGAGACCCTGATACCGCTCTGCGATCGTCTGCAAATGATCTAAATCCCTCATACGCTTGGGATAGTCGTCGTACTGAGTCTTAAAGATCGGCAGATAATACTCAGAAATCTGATTTACCAGGTGAGCCGGCCGCAGATCGTCGAGCCCGGCAAGACTTTCGAGCGTCAGACCTAAATCCTTCAGCCCCTTCCCGGACCGTCCCGTCATCCCACAAAGGGCCTGATAGGAATTAGCCGATTTCTCGATCGCAGCCATAACGTCCTGCGCCTTCTTAGGCCCGACCCCTTCGATGAGCATCAGCACGCGATGCCAGCTGACGGCATCCAAGGGATTGGCCACGACACGCAAATGGGCCAATAGATCCTTCACATGCGCGGTCTCGACGAACTTACCCCCGCCACGTTTGATAAAGGGCAGCCCATGACGCGACAGCTCGATTTCCAGATCGAACGAATGAAAGCTCGAACGGAACAGCACCGCCATTTCACTGAGCGGGACCCCTTCCTCCCGCAGCTCCAAAATCTTCTGCGCAATAAAGCGCGATTGGGCATTCTCTGCCCCAGCCTCCACCAAGGTCGGCAACGGCCCGTCCAGCTTCCTCGTAAACAAGCGCTTGGTATACTTCTCCGTCGCCTCTTCGATAATGGCGTTCGCCAGATTCAAAATCGGCTGGGTGCTACGGTAGTTTTCTTCGAGCTTATAGATGACGGTGCCGGGGAACAGCGACGGGAACTCCATAATGTTCTTGAAGGTCGCGCCGCGGAACGCATAGATCGATTGCGAGTCATCGCCGACGACCATGACGTTCTGATGGGTGAAAGCCAGATGCCTGATGACATCCGCCTGCAGGCGATTGGTATCCTGATACTCATCGACCAGAATGTAGCGATAGAGGGATGAGATCGTCCGCCTAACCGATTCATCCTCCATCAAGAGCTGCCGCAACAACACCAGCAAATCGTCATAATCCACCAGCTTGCCCCGACGCTTCGCCGCCTGATAACCCTTCTGCAACTGCTCCAGCGCGTCCAAATGACCCGAAAAATGATCGAACTCTTCGACCACGATCTCCGCGAGCGGCCGCAACGTATTCTCGGACTTACTGAACATCTCTGCGATCGTGCCCTTGCGGGGAAACCGCTTATCTTTTTCGTGCAAACCCAACTGGGCGCGAACCAGAGCGATCAAGTCTTCGGCATCGCCCCGATCGAGAATCGTGAAGCCAGGCTCCAGTCCAATGGCCCGGCCATAGCGCCGGAGCAACATATTGGCCACGGAGTGAAAGGTGCCGCCACGGACCCGCTCACTGCGAGCACCGATCAGCTCACCGGCCCGTTCGAGCATCTCCTGCGACGATTTCCTCGTAAAGGTCAGCAATAGAATGTGGGACGGATCGATCCCTGAGTCGATCAAATAGGCCACGCGATAGACCAGGGTCCGCGTCTTGCCGCTCCCGGCTCCGGCAATGACCAAGGCCGGCCCTTCGCCCGCAATCACTGCCGCAAGCTGTTGGGCATTCAGCGCCGCCGCATAGTCAATGGACAGGGCGGGAGCTGGCCCCTGGTCCGGCGACCGTTTCAATACATAGGGAGTGATGTCTCGATTCATGCAGGCAGCTCGTGAGGTGGTCGGGCTGTATAGCACACTGAGGGGGCCCTTTCAAACGAACCAACCGGTCCCAGCAACAGCTCACCAACCTACCAACTCACTCGCAGGATGCTCAAAAAGACCGTCCGGCAAGGCCGCAGCGAGTGAGAATCTGAGGCGGACCCTTTAGGGTACGTTGAGGGGCTGAACGAAGTGAGAACGATGCTGGCGGACTTTTTCAGCATCCTGCACCGCAGACGGCTCTTGGAGAGCGGATGGGAACCTGTATATAATGACACTTCTTTTTTGCGAGGTCATTGTGGGAACGTCAAAAAATCCATACAGCGAACAGCTCCGCGGGATTGCCGAATTGATCCTAGCCGTCGCGGGCGAATCCGTGACCGTCATGAAACGGAATGCTCCCGAGCGGGCCTTGAAATTAAAGCGTCACGAAGAATGGGAAATCTATCTGGAGTTTCTCAAGGTCATGTTCAATCTCACCGACCGGCTCTCCATCTTGTTCTTGCCGATCAAAGAGCAGCCTCAGTTCATGGACAGTCTTGAGGACGCCGTCACCCTACAATTGAAAAACGTGCTCGAACCGGCATTTGGCACCGGCGCCGACCAAACAGAAATCATGCTCACCGTCGGGGCGGCGGTGGCGGAAAGCCGCCAGGCCTATGAGCGCTATCGCTTCCTGGTCACCGAAAACAATCCTGCAAAGGATGAGATGTTGAAAGACTTTGGCGGACGAGTCGCCGAAGCCATGGGCATCGCGGGGAACGCGCAAGTCTCCTCCGCCGCCACGCTCTGCGCGAGCGCCGTGATCCCTGCCATCAAAGCGATCTTAGCTGGAGACGCGCCGCCAGCCACCGCTGGAGCCGCCGCCGCTCCAACAGCCGCCGCTGCGCTACCAGAATCCCAAGGGCCGACGGGGACGGAGATCAAGCTCGTCAGCGTCATGTCGACCATCACAGGGGAAGAAGTCGAAACTCGCTGGGGACTGCACCCGCGATTCCGGCAGGATCTCCCTCCTGATGACGCGCAACAACTCACCAAGCTCATGAATCGAGTGGCGAAAATCCTGGGCGAACGCTACGCCTCCGTGGCCTTCTCCGACGAATGGACGTCCTGGCATAAAGCCGGTCACGCCTAATCGTTCTCGCCAATCGAACGTGGCGGTCCCCTCAGGACAACGCCGACTCCATACCAGCAATCGGGAGGTGCAGTGGATATTCCGCAGACAGCAGCTAGCTTATCGAATGGTATTCCATCAGGCCTCTCACGCCTCATGGAATTGGCCCACAACCTCTGGTGGAGTTGGACCCCGGAAGCCCGTCGGCTTTTCCAACACATCGATCCAACCCTCTGGCTCCTGACGCATCATAACCCCGTCAAACTCCTGGCCGACGTCAGGCCAGACAGGCTTAAACAGCTCGCTGATGATCCCTCGTATATGCGGCAATACTCTGCCGCCCTCAAGATCTTCGACGAGTATCGTCAGAACAAACACAGTTGGTTTAAAACACAACACCGCGATTTGATCTCCCCCACCATTGCCTACTTCTCTGCGGAATTCGGCCTCCATACGTCCATCCCCATTTACAGCGGTGGCCTAGGCATTCTTGCCGGGGACCATTGCAAGGAAGCCAGCGACCTCGGTGTGCCTCTGGTGGGAATCGGGTTCATGTATCCGCAAGGGTATTTCAGGCAGAGGATCACGCCGGAAGGCTGGCAGGAAGCGGCCTACGCCCCGTTCAACCGGGCAGAATCGCCAATTCATCCCGCACTGACTCCATCGGGAGAGGCCTGCCGGATTACGGTCGAGATCGGCAGCCGAGTCGTGGAGGCTGCAGTCTGGAAAGTGCTCGTCGGGCGAGTCCCCCTTTACCTCATCGATACGGATGTCCCGGAAAACAATCCTGAAAACAGAGCCCTCTCTGCTCGTTTATATGGCGGCGATCAAGAGATGCGCCTCTGCCAAGAATTCTTATTGGGTATCGGTGGTGTCCGTATGCTTCGCGCATTGGGCATCACACCAACCGTCTGGCATGCCAATGAAGGCCATTCCGCCTTCCTCACGTTGGAACGCCTTCGAGAATTGATCCTGCAAGGATCGACGCATGAGGACGCCTGCGAGGCCATCCGCCAGAGTACGGTCTTTACCACCCATACCCCCGTGCCTGCCGGTCACGACGTATTTCCGCACCACCTCATGGACCGGTACTTTTCAGGCTACTGGGAGCAACTGGGCCTCTCGCGGGAAGACTTCCTCCGGCTGGGAGACACCCCTGAATCCCAGGGGCATGGCTTCAACATGACGGCACTCGCCATGAGGATGGCCGCCCATGTGAATGGGGTCAGTCATGAGCATGGACGGGTCTCGCGAGAGATGTGGCACCATATGTGGCCCGGGCTGCCGACCGAGCAAATACCGATCCGCAGCGTGACCAACGGCATCCATGCGCCCACCTGGATTTCCCCGGAACTCAACCAGCTCTACGGCAAGTATCTGGGCCCGGAATGGGCGGAGAAATGCGACGACACGACGATGTGGCAGCGGATCCTGGACACCCCAGACCAGGAACTGTGGGCCGTCCGGCAAGTCATGAAACGCAAACTCATGAGCTTCATCCGGGAACGAGCCAGAAGCGGCTGGATGCAGGGGCACCTCCAGCCCTCGCAAGTCTTAACGCAAGGCACGCTGCTCGATCCCGAAGCCTTGACGATCGGCTTCGCCAGGCGCTTCGCCACCTACAAGCGGGCCACCCTGTTATTCCGCGACCTCGAACGGCTGAAGCAATTGCTCCAAAACCATTGGCAGCCAGTCCAAATCATCTTCGCCGGCAAGGCTCACCCGGCCGATGAGCCGGGCCGTTACTTCATTCATGAAGTGTTGAGCTTTTGCGACGACCATAAGTTGGGCGGCCACGTGGCCTTCCTGGAAAACTACGACATGCATATGGCGAAATACTTGGTCCAGGGCGTCGACATTTGGCTCAACACCCCGCGATTCCCCTTGGAGGCAAGCGGCACGAGCGGACAAAAAGCCGCGCTTAACGGCGTCATCAACCTCAGCGTCCTCGATGGCTGGTGGAAAGAAGGCTACAACGGAGCCAACGGCTGGGGCATTGAACCCTTAACCGGGAATCAAGACATCCAGGCGCAAGACCAGCATGACGCGGACCAGCTCTACCGCATGCTGGAACAAGAGGCCATTCCCCTCTTCTATCAACGGGACATGGATGGCACACCCCGCGGCTGGATGCAGCTCGTCAAGGAAAGTATCCGGACCAACGCGCCGCGCTTCTGCACGAAACGCATGGTCAAGGAATACGTCGACCATCTCTATGCGCCGGCCATGATCCGCACCCCCTCGACATGGTAACTAACCGTCACGCCGGACAGCCGCAGCGCGCCTCTGGCAACACCATTGCGGGAGGACTCCATCTGCTCGGGGGCCTCATCTTCAGCGCGATCGTTATAGGCCTGCCCTCAGCGGAGGCAGGCACGCCCACATCGCCCAGCGG
Proteins encoded:
- a CDS encoding ATP-dependent helicase, encoding MNRDITPYVLKRSPDQGPAPALSIDYAAALNAQQLAAVIAGEGPALVIAGAGSGKTRTLVYRVAYLIDSGIDPSHILLLTFTRKSSQEMLERAGELIGARSERVRGGTFHSVANMLLRRYGRAIGLEPGFTILDRGDAEDLIALVRAQLGLHEKDKRFPRKGTIAEMFSKSENTLRPLAEIVVEEFDHFSGHLDALEQLQKGYQAAKRRGKLVDYDDLLVLLRQLLMEDESVRRTISSLYRYILVDEYQDTNRLQADVIRHLAFTHQNVMVVGDDSQSIYAFRGATFKNIMEFPSLFPGTVIYKLEENYRSTQPILNLANAIIEEATEKYTKRLFTRKLDGPLPTLVEAGAENAQSRFIAQKILELREEGVPLSEMAVLFRSSFHSFDLEIELSRHGLPFIKRGGGKFVETAHVKDLLAHLRVVANPLDAVSWHRVLMLIEGVGPKKAQDVMAAIEKSANSYQALCGMTGRSGKGLKDLGLTLESLAGLDDLRPAHLVNQISEYYLPIFKTQYDDYPKRMRDLDHLQTIAERYQGLETFLSDLTLEPPDGNAAGAEASDRDTERLVLSTIHSAKGLEWQCVFVMWILDGRFPSVYSFDEDEEIEEERRLFYVSVTRAKRHLYLTYPINVFDRGSGMVLSKPSRFLGPVSPALLDQLALMEEGGRPDWYSRDDRYE
- the glgP gene encoding alpha-glucan family phosphorylase; translation: MDIPQTAASLSNGIPSGLSRLMELAHNLWWSWTPEARRLFQHIDPTLWLLTHHNPVKLLADVRPDRLKQLADDPSYMRQYSAALKIFDEYRQNKHSWFKTQHRDLISPTIAYFSAEFGLHTSIPIYSGGLGILAGDHCKEASDLGVPLVGIGFMYPQGYFRQRITPEGWQEAAYAPFNRAESPIHPALTPSGEACRITVEIGSRVVEAAVWKVLVGRVPLYLIDTDVPENNPENRALSARLYGGDQEMRLCQEFLLGIGGVRMLRALGITPTVWHANEGHSAFLTLERLRELILQGSTHEDACEAIRQSTVFTTHTPVPAGHDVFPHHLMDRYFSGYWEQLGLSREDFLRLGDTPESQGHGFNMTALAMRMAAHVNGVSHEHGRVSREMWHHMWPGLPTEQIPIRSVTNGIHAPTWISPELNQLYGKYLGPEWAEKCDDTTMWQRILDTPDQELWAVRQVMKRKLMSFIRERARSGWMQGHLQPSQVLTQGTLLDPEALTIGFARRFATYKRATLLFRDLERLKQLLQNHWQPVQIIFAGKAHPADEPGRYFIHEVLSFCDDHKLGGHVAFLENYDMHMAKYLVQGVDIWLNTPRFPLEASGTSGQKAALNGVINLSVLDGWWKEGYNGANGWGIEPLTGNQDIQAQDQHDADQLYRMLEQEAIPLFYQRDMDGTPRGWMQLVKESIRTNAPRFCTKRMVKEYVDHLYAPAMIRTPSTW